The Pyrenophora tritici-repentis strain M4 chromosome 2, whole genome shotgun sequence genome window below encodes:
- a CDS encoding GTPase binding protein Rid1, protein MATPGMAPPVQGHRRNRSAVLRSIITSSRGHRRSPTDSGPLSSNTITSPPYLAASGFHAPLLPPDHPHSQLRAANQTENTTTSPPSPRKSQSSPRKSLNKKTLSAVSLRSLAKREDKPRVNDSFDSRRSEEEAVAEKPKRPKSSSNLATMFGKRRDKSPVKESRDKENTTPPRSSHAQAPPRTPIWAEFSSQQQVPTPATSKMSNEERRSIEDEIALYTPRDYSPTKQRNFFDYGLPALRPSAKERPKSMVVPKTISTASLLETFSRKKSGERVPLSDTKGNEGRARETSPSKNNPTRPGFSRASTDIGTKEFSMEPMAPPPASPKKQNRVMAAVAAFNGKAKQTDGTPAPYTKPDPKVVDAEFEEVLESRNIPTHQRAQMRTLKLEVKADFVRMHKLDTPQVPRPTSKPSSIGENTKSTTQKSIKSRQGSPEGDEDEDARADKSANSTKRERPRSRTFTFNRNDSPTKKQKGGELNDRKTSSKPVPIVKSPSMRSMRSNASDRSVSNGKAVKADEFIAYLKKTTKPQDVEVGKLHKLRLLIRNETVDWVDNFIQDGGMTELVALLHRIMEIEWREDHEDTLLHELLRCLKGLCTTATALKQLKEISPTLYPALLAMIFDEEHKGPSEFTTRELVIEIIFAHISMAPEGELESRASELMKYLKDPVKDKESSTVPFILQMHQPRPYQVWCKELSNVTKEVFWIFIHHLNVIPVPPKPTQGASYAKTHFPGQRAIVPAAPYVGGVEWDATNYLATHVDLLNGIMASLPTRSARNEFRQELKVSGFEKLMGHLRACNPKYYGAVHDSVKVWIGAALEDDWDVKTVRMGSSDKGSVSPAKQSPKKKVEPPPQLQSPPQMDMGLGLGLGFDREIAIGQLGKVDDDWI, encoded by the exons ATGGCGACTCCAGGCATGGCCCCGCCCGTCCAAGGGCATCGCCGCAACAGATCTGCCGTACTGAGGTCGATAATCACTTCATCCAGAGGCCACAGGCGCTCGCCCACCGATAGCGGTCCGCTGAGCAGCAACACAATTACCAGCCCGCCATATCTGGCTGCATCCGGCTTCCACGCTCCGCTGCTCCCCCCAGACCACCCGCATAGCCAATTGCGCGCTGCAAACCAGACCGAGAACACCACCACTAGCCCACCATCACCGCGCAAGTCGCAATCGAGTCCCCGGAAGAGCCTGAACAAGAAGACGCTCAGTGCCGTGTCGCTGCGTTCGCTGGCAAAGAGGGAAGATAAGCCCAGGGTTAACGACTCGTTCGATTCCAGACGATCAGAGGAGGAGGCGGTAGCCGAGAAGCCAAAGCGACCCAAGTCGTCCTCCAATCTGGCCACAATGTTTGGCAAGAGGAGGGACAAGTCGCCTGTCAAGGAATCGAGGGACAAGGAAAACACCACACCGCCCCGTTCTTCCCACGCACAAGCACCGCCGCGCACTCCCATCTGGGCCGAGTTCAGCTCGCAGCAGCAAGTCCCCACCCCAGCCACGAGTAAGATGTCCAACGAAGAGCGACGGAGCATCGAGGACGAGATTGCCCTGTACACTCCGCGCGACTACTCTCCCACTAAGCAGCGCAACTTCTTCGATTATGGCCTCCCTGCCCTGCGACCTTCTGCAAAAGAGCGGCCCAAGTCCATGGTTGTTCCTAAGACGATTTCCACGGCCTCACTGCTCGAAACATTTTCACGCAAGAAGAGCGGCGAGCGGGTCCCGCTTTCCGACACAAAGGGCAACGAGGGACGTGCCAGGGAAACATCCCCCTCCAAGAACAACCCCACCAGACCAGGATTCAGCCGAGCCAGTACAGATATTGGCACTAAGGAGTTCAGCATGGAGCCCATGGCGCCCCCTCCTGCTTCGCCGAAGAAGCAGAACAGAGTCATGGCTGCTGTCGCTGCTTTCAACGGCAAGGCCAAGCAGACAGATGGCACTCCGGCTCCTTACACCAAGCCCGATCCAAAGGTGGTGGACGCCGAGTTTGAGGAGGTTCTT GAATCCCGGAACATCCCCACACATCAGCGTGCTCAGATGCGAACCCTGAAGCTTGAAGTCAAGGCCGACTTTGTTCGCATGCACAAGCTCGACACGCCCCAAGTTCCTCGGCCCACATCCAAGCCCTCATCCATTGGCGAGAACACAAAGTCTACCACACAAAAGTCCATCAAGTCGCGACAAGGTTCGCCTGAAGGcgacgaggatgaggatgcACGAGCGGACAAGTCGGCCAACTCAACTAAGCGTGAGCGTCCAAGGAGCCGAACATTCACATTCAACCGAAATGATTCTCCCACAAAGAAGCAGAAGGGTGGCGAGCTGAACGACCGTAAGACGTCTTCTAAGCCAGTCCCTATCGTAAAGTCTCCTTCGATGAGGTCCATGCGATCCAACGCTTCCGACCGCTCAGTGTCCAACGGCAAAGCGGTCAAGGCTGACGAGTTCATTGCCTATTTGAAGAAGACCACGAAGCCGCAGGATGTCGAGGTTGGCAAGCTGCACAAGCTCCGCCTTTTGATCCGTAATGAGACTGTCGATTGGGTTGACAACTTCATCCAAGATGGAGGTATGACTGAGCTGGTCGCCCTTCTGCACCGCATCATGGAGATTGAGTGGCGCGAAGACCACGAAGACACCCTTCTTCACGAGCTGCTTCGGTGTCTCAAGGGACTTTGCACCACCGCTACCGCCCTCAAACAGCTCAAGGAGATTTCGCCGACTCTGTACCCAGCTCTGTTAGCTATGATCTTCGATGAGGAGCATAAAGGCCCGAGCGAGTTTACTACACGTGAGCTTGTCATCGAGATTATCTTTGCACACATCTCCATGGCGCCAGAGGGAGAACTTGAATCGCGTGCTTCTGAGCTGATGAAGTACCTCAAGGATCCGGTCAAGGACAAGGAGAGTTCGACGGTTCCCTTTATCCTTCAGATGCACCAGCCGCGCCCATACCAGGTTTGGTGCAAGGAGCTGTCTAACGTCACAAAGGAGGTCTTCTGGATCTTTATCCACCACCTCAACGTCATTCCGGTTCCGCCCAAACCAACACAGGGAGCATCGTACGCCAAGACGCACTTCCCCGGCCAACGAGCTATCGTGCCAGCAGCACCCTACGTCGGCGGTGTCGAGTGGGATGCCACAAACTATCTCGCTACCCACGTTGATCTCCTCAACGGTATCATGGCCTCATTGCCGACCCGCTCAGCCCGCAACGAATTCCGTCAGGAACTCAAGGTGTCAGGTTTCGAGAAGCTCATGGGCCATCTCCGCGCCTGCAATCCCAAGTACTACGGCGCCGTACACGACAGTGTCAAGGTGTGGATTGGCGCTGCGCTTGAGGATGACTGGGACGTCAAGACTGTCCGCATGGGCAGCAGTGACAAGGGCAGTGTGAGCCCAGCCAAGCAGAGCCCCAAAAAGAAGGTTGAGCCACCACCACAGCTTCAAT